A section of the Equus caballus isolate H_3958 breed thoroughbred chromosome 21, TB-T2T, whole genome shotgun sequence genome encodes:
- the GDF1 gene encoding embryonic growth/differentiation factor 1, whose protein sequence is MPPPRRGPGRRVLFLLLALLLPSPPPARAPAPPGPAAALLQALGLRDAPRDAPTPRPVPPVMWHLFRRRDPQESRTNLRRTPPGATLRPCHLEELGVAGNIVRHVLDRGAPARPPEPASAAGHCPEWTVVFDLSAVEPAERPSRARLELRFAAAEATAGGWELSVARAAEGAGPGPVLLRQAVLALGTPVRAELLGAAWARNASAPRSLRLSLALRPRVPAACARLAEASLLLATLDPRLCHPLARPRREAEPAVGGGAGGACRARRLYVSFREVGWHRWVIAPRGFLANYCQGQCALPAALSGPGGPPALNHAVLRALMHAAAPGAAGLPCCVPARLSPISVLFFDNSDNVVLRHYEDMVVDECGCR, encoded by the exons ATGCCACCGCCGCGCCGCGGTCCCGGCCGCCGcgtccttttcctcctcctggccctgctgCTGCCCTCGCCACCCCCGGCCCGCGCGCCCGCGCCCccgggccccgccgccgccctgcTCCAGGCTCTCGGGCTGCGTGACGCACCCCGGGACGCCCCCACTCCCCGGCCCGTACCCCCCGTCATGTGGCACCTGTTCCGCCGCCGGGACCCCCAGGAGTCAAGGACGAACCTGCGGCGGACGCCCCCAGGGGCCACCCTGCGACCGTGCCACCTGGAGGAGCTGGGGGTCGCCGGGAACATTGTGCGCCACGTTCTGGACCGCG gtgCGCCCGCCCGGCCCCCGGAGCCCGCTTCGGCCGCGGGGCACTGCCCCGAGTGGACCGTCGTCTTCGACCTGTCGGCCGTGGAACCCGCCGAGCGCCCGAGCCGGGCCCGCCTGGAGCTGCGCTTTGCGGCGGCGGAGGCGACGGCGGGCGGCTGGGAGCTGAGCGTGGCGCGGGCGGCCGAGGGCGCTGGCCCCGGGCCGGTGCTGCTCCGCCAGGCGGTGCTCGCCCTGGGAACGCCGGTGCGCGCCGAGCTGCTGGGCGCCGCCTGGGCCCGCAACGCCTCGGCTCCGCGCAGCCTCCGCCTGTCGCTGGCGCTCCGCCCCCGGGTCCCCGCCGCCTGCGCGCGCCTGGCCGAGGCCTCGCTGCTGCTGGCGACCCTCGACCCGCGCCTGTGCCACCCCCTGGCCCGACCGCGGCGCGAGGCCGAGCCCGCGGTGGGCGGGGGCGCCGGGGGCGCGTGTCGCGCGCGGCGGCTCTACGTGAGCTTCCGCGAGGTGGGCTGGCACCGCTGGGTCATCGCGCCGCGCGGCTTCCTGGCCAACTACTGCCAGGGCCAGTGCGCGCTGCCCGCCGCGCTGTCGGGACCCGGCGGGCCGCCCGCGCTCAACCACGCCGTGCTGCGCGCGCTCATGCACGCGGCCGCCCCCGGCGCCGCCGGCCTGCCCTGCTGCGTGCCCGCGCGCCTGTCGCCCATCTCCGTGCTCTTCTTCGACAACAGCGACAACGTGGTCCTGCGGCACTATGAGGACATGGTGGTGGACGAATGTGGCTGCCGCTGA
- the CERS1 gene encoding ceramide synthase 1 isoform X1 yields the protein MAAAGTASGPEPMPSYAQLVQRGWGSALAAARGCADCGWGLARRGLAEHAHLAPPELLLLALCALGWTALRAAATARLFRPLAKWCRLQPRDAAKMPESAWKFLFYLGAWSYSAYLLFGTDYPFFHDPPSVFYDWVPGMAVPRDIAAAYLLQGSFYGHSIYATLYMDAWRKDSVVMLVHHVVTLVLIVSSYAFRYHNVGILVLFLHDISDVQLEFTKLNVYFKSRGGSYHRLHALAADLGCLSFSLSWFWFRLYWFPLKVLYATCHCSLRSVPDIPFYFFFNALLLLLTAMNLYWFLYIVAFAAKVLTGQVRELKDVREYDAAEAPSPKPSKAEAGQGALKPPGHGNEARVRSCPRSEQMRRRDDRMQCEILHQQKDTTEDLVKSSWGLQLS from the exons ATGGCGGCAGCGGGGACCGCGTCGGGGCCGGAGCCCATGCCGAGCTATGCCCAGCTTGTGCAGCGCGGCTGGGGCAGCGCGCTGGCGGCGGCGCGGGGCTGCGCGGACTGCGGCTGGGGACTGGCGCGCCGCGGCCTGGCTGAGCACGCGCACCTGGCGCCGcctgagctgctgctgctggcgctCTGCGCGCTCGGCTGGACGGCGCTGCGCGCGGCGGCCACTGCGCGCCTCTTTCGG cccctggccaagtggtgccGCCTCCAGCCTAGAGATGCCGCCAAGATGCCTGAAAGCGCCTGGAAGTTTCTCTTCTACCTGGGCGCCTGGAGCTACAGTGCCTACCTGCTTTTCGGCACCGACTACCCTTTTTTTCACGACCCACCCTCCGTCTTCTACG ATTGGGTGCCAGGCATGGCGGTGCCGCGGGACATCGCAGCCGCCTACCTGCTGCAGGGCAGCTTCTATGGCCATTCCATCTACGCCACGCTGTACATGGATGCCTGGCGCAAGGACTCAGTGGTCATGCTTGTCCACCATGTGGTCACCTTGGTCCTCATCGTCTCCTCATATGCCTTCCG GTACCATAACGTGGGCATCCTCGTGCTTTTCCTACATGACATCAGTGACGTGCAGCTGGAGTTCACCAAGCTCAATGTCTACTTCAAGTCTCGCGGGGGCTCCTACCATCGGCTGCATGCCCTGGCGGCGGACCTGGGCTGCCTCAGCTTCAGCCTCAGCTG gtTCTGGTTCCGCCTCTACTGGTTCCCGCTCAAGGTCTTGTACGCCACTTGCCACTGCAGCCTGCGCTCGGTGCCTGACATCCCCTTCTACTTCTTCTTCAACgcgctcctgctgctgctcaccGCCATGAACCTCTACTGGTTCCTG TACATCGTGGCTTTTGCTGCCAAAGTGCTGACGGGCCAGGTGCGTGAGCTGAAGGACGTGCGGGAATACGACGCGGCAGAGGCCCCAAGCCCCAAGCCCAGCAAAGCTGA AGCTGGTCAGGGCGCCTTGAAGCCACCAGGCCATGGAAATGAGGCAAGAGTGAGGAGCTGTCCCAGATCAGAGCAGATGAGGAGACGTGATGACCGAATGCAGTGTGAGATCCTGCACCAGCAAAAGGACACCACGGAAGACCTGGTGAAATCCAGCTGGGGTCTACAGTTGAGTTGA
- the CERS1 gene encoding ceramide synthase 1 isoform X2, whose translation MAAAGTASGPEPMPSYAQLVQRGWGSALAAARGCADCGWGLARRGLAEHAHLAPPELLLLALCALGWTALRAAATARLFRPLAKWCRLQPRDAAKMPESAWKFLFYLGAWSYSAYLLFGTDYPFFHDPPSVFYDWVPGMAVPRDIAAAYLLQGSFYGHSIYATLYMDAWRKDSVVMLVHHVVTLVLIVSSYAFRYHNVGILVLFLHDISDVQLEFTKLNVYFKSRGGSYHRLHALAADLGCLSFSLSWFWFRLYWFPLKVLYATCHCSLRSVPDIPFYFFFNALLLLLTAMNLYWFLYIVAFAAKVLTGQVRELKDVREYDAAEAPSPKPSKAEKPLRNGLVKDKRF comes from the exons ATGGCGGCAGCGGGGACCGCGTCGGGGCCGGAGCCCATGCCGAGCTATGCCCAGCTTGTGCAGCGCGGCTGGGGCAGCGCGCTGGCGGCGGCGCGGGGCTGCGCGGACTGCGGCTGGGGACTGGCGCGCCGCGGCCTGGCTGAGCACGCGCACCTGGCGCCGcctgagctgctgctgctggcgctCTGCGCGCTCGGCTGGACGGCGCTGCGCGCGGCGGCCACTGCGCGCCTCTTTCGG cccctggccaagtggtgccGCCTCCAGCCTAGAGATGCCGCCAAGATGCCTGAAAGCGCCTGGAAGTTTCTCTTCTACCTGGGCGCCTGGAGCTACAGTGCCTACCTGCTTTTCGGCACCGACTACCCTTTTTTTCACGACCCACCCTCCGTCTTCTACG ATTGGGTGCCAGGCATGGCGGTGCCGCGGGACATCGCAGCCGCCTACCTGCTGCAGGGCAGCTTCTATGGCCATTCCATCTACGCCACGCTGTACATGGATGCCTGGCGCAAGGACTCAGTGGTCATGCTTGTCCACCATGTGGTCACCTTGGTCCTCATCGTCTCCTCATATGCCTTCCG GTACCATAACGTGGGCATCCTCGTGCTTTTCCTACATGACATCAGTGACGTGCAGCTGGAGTTCACCAAGCTCAATGTCTACTTCAAGTCTCGCGGGGGCTCCTACCATCGGCTGCATGCCCTGGCGGCGGACCTGGGCTGCCTCAGCTTCAGCCTCAGCTG gtTCTGGTTCCGCCTCTACTGGTTCCCGCTCAAGGTCTTGTACGCCACTTGCCACTGCAGCCTGCGCTCGGTGCCTGACATCCCCTTCTACTTCTTCTTCAACgcgctcctgctgctgctcaccGCCATGAACCTCTACTGGTTCCTG TACATCGTGGCTTTTGCTGCCAAAGTGCTGACGGGCCAGGTGCGTGAGCTGAAGGACGTGCGGGAATACGACGCGGCAGAGGCCCCAAGCCCCAAGCCCAGCAAAGCTGA GAAGCCGCTGAGGAACGGCCTGGTGAAGGACAAGCGCTTCTGA